Part of the Nocardioides perillae genome is shown below.
TTCCTCGCGGTGCTGCCCGGGGTGGTCGCGGACCTCCGCGCCGAGACCGGCCTGTGAGCGCGCCCGCGCCCGACCTCGAGCTCGACTGCCGCGACCTGCGCTGCCCCCGACCGGTGATCGAGCTGGCGCGCCACCTCGCCGAGGTGCCGGTCGGCGGCGTGCTGGCGGTCGTCGCGACCGACGTCGCCGCACGCACCGACGTGCCCGCCTGGTGCCGGATGCGCGGGCAGGAGTTCCTCGGCGAGGACGCCGCCGACGACGGGGCCCCGCGCTACCTCGTGCGCCGGCTCAGCTGACGGGCAGGTGGGGGCGGACCTCGGCGGCCGCCTCCGCGCCGTACGACGCCTCGACGCGTCCGGCGAAGCCGTCGCTGGTGAAGGTGTACTCCTGCGTCCCGACCGTCTCGACGACGTAGGCGGCGAGCACGCAGCCGACCTGGGCCGCGCGCTCGAGACCGAGCCCCCACGACAGCGCGCCGAGGTAGCCCGCCCGGAAGGCGTCGCCCACTCCGGTCGGCTCGACGGCCGCGACGTCGCGCGCCGCGGCCACCACCAGGTCGGGCTCGCCCGCCCGCCGCACGCGGACCCCGGCGGCGCCCAGCGTGGTGACCTGCGTGCCCACGCGGTCGAGGACCTCCTCGGCGCTCCAGCCGGTCTTCTGCTCGATCAGGTGCGACTCGTACTCGTTGGAGAACAGGATGGCGGCGCCGTCGACGAGGTCGCGGATCAGCTCGCCGTCGCCGAACGCGAGCTGCTGGCCGGGGTCGGCGATGAACGGGTAGCCCCGCTGGCGGCACTCGGCGGTGTGGCGGCGCATCCCGTCGGGGTCGTCGGGGCCGACGAGGACGTGCTCGGGCTCGCCGACGCGCGCCGCGATCGGGGCCAGCTCGATCAGCCGGGCCTCGGCCATCGCGCCGGGGTAGAACGAGGCGAACTGCGCCATCGTCTCGTCGGTGGTGCACACGAAGCGGGCGGTGTGCTTGGACTCGGAGATGCGCACGTGGTCGCAGTCGACACCGTGCCGCTCCAGCCAGGAGCGGTAGTCGCCGAAGTCCTCGCCGGCGGCCCCCACGAGGACGGGCCGCAGGCCGAGCCGCGCCAGGCCGAAGGCGATGTTGGGGCCGACGCCGCCGCGACGGATCTCGAGGTCCTCGACGAGGAACGAGACCGACAGCTTGTCGAGCTGGTCGACGACCAGCGAGTCGGCGAACTTCCCCTGGAAGGTCATGAGGTGGTCGGTGGCGATGGAGCCCGCGATCAGCAAGGACATGGTGGGCGACCCTACTAGGACTACCCGCAGGTAAGGCCTAGCGTCGGCTGCATGAGCCCTGCCGCGCAGCCCGACCCCGCGAGCCACCTCGCCTACGACGACCTCGACAGCCTGGCGCAGATGCGGGCCGACGCGGGCTCGGCGCAGGCCCACCTGCCGCGTGCCCGTGCGCTGGCCGACGCCGCCCGTGCCGCGGTGCGCCCCGCCCCCAGCATCCGCTTCGAGGACTACCCCCGCGAGGTCGCCAAGCGCGACGTGCGGGTCGACGAGGCCGCCGCGCGGCTGGCGCGCCACCTCGGCCTCGGCTGAGCCCTCGCTCCGACGGGGCTCGGCGGGCCTCCGCACGACGAAGGCCCCCACCGCGGCGGTGGGGGCCTTCGTCGTGCAGCGTCGTGTGCAGCGCCCTGTGCGCCCGGGCGGGCGTCAGGCGCTCAGTGGAACGAGTCGCCGCAGGCGCAGGAGCCGGTGGCGTTGGGGTTGTCGATCGTGAAGCCCTGCTTCTCGATCGAGTCCACGAAGTCGATCATCGCGCCGTTGAGGTAGGGCACGCTCATGCGGTCGACCACGACGGTGACGCCGTCGAAGTCGGTGGTCACGTCGCCGTCGAGCGTGCGCTCGTCGAAGAACAGCTGGTAACGCAGACCCGAGCAGCCACCGGGCTGCACGGAGATGCGGAGCGCGAGGTCGTCGCGGCCTTCCTGCTCGAGGAGGCTCTTGACCTTCGCGGCGGCGACCTGGCTGAGGTTGATCTGGTCGGTCCGGCGCTCGTCGGTGGTCTCGACCTGCTCGGTCATCACATCGGTCCAATCACTGGAGGGTGGAGAAGTCTCGCTGGGTCCAAGTCTCGCACACGCGGGTTTGTTCCCCCGCCGCTCGACGGGGTGGACCCCCGGGGCACCGGCCGCGCCGGCGACCTCAGCGCGACCAGGTGCGGGCCACGCGCTCGGCGAGGTCGGCCAGCGCCGCCGCCGGCTCCGCCAGCGAGCGCTCCTGGCCGACGAGCTCGGAGACCGAGTACGCCGACTCCACGCCGAGCGCGCGCATCTCGCGTGAGCCGACCAGCACCTGCCCGGCGAGCGCCACGCAGGGGCGCAGCGCCTCGGCGGCGACGGCCGCCACGCCGTAGGGCACCTTGCCCGAGCGGCTCGAGAAGTCGAAGGCGCCCTCCCCGGTGACCACGAGGTCGGCCGCGGCCGCCCGGCGCGGCAGGCCGACCGCGTCGGCCACCAGCGCGACCCCGGGCACACGGGAGGCGCCGAGCAGCAGCAGCGCGAAGCCGAGGCCGCCCGCGGCACCGGCCCCCGGCTCGAGCGAGGCGCGCCGGTCGGTCGCGTGCGCGAGCTCCTCGAGCCAGCCGTCGACCACCGGCAGCCGCTCCTCGGCCAGTCCCTTCTGGGGGCCGAAGGTCTTGGCCGCGCCGAAGAGCCCGGTGAGCGGGCTGTCGACGTCGGAGGCGACGACCAGCTCGACGCCGGCGACCCGCGCCCGGGCCGCGGCGAGGTCGACCGTGCGGACCCCGGCGAGGCCGGCGGGGCCCCGGTCGAGGGGCACGTCGGCGCGAGCCCCGAGGGCCGCGAGCAGGCCGGCGCCGCCGTCGGTGGTGCCGCTGCCGCCCAGCCCGACCACGACGCGGCGGGCGCCGGCGTCCACGGCGGCCGCGACGAGCTCCCCGACCCCGACCGTCGTCGCGCGCTCCGCGAGGGCACCGGACCCCCGTCCCCCGGTGAGCTGCACCCCGCACGCCTGGGCGCTCTCGACGTAGGCCGTGCCGTCGACCAGGAGCACCGCTGCCGGCGCTCCCCCGGCGTCGCCGCCGGGGCCGGTGACCGCCGCGGCGAGCAGCTGACCACCCAGCCCGGCGTGCAGCACGTCGACGAAGCCGGGGCCGCCGTCGGCCATCGGGGCCAGGTCGAGCTCGTCGGCCGGCGCCCGCCGTCGCCAGCCCACCGCGATCGCCTCGGCGGCCTCGACCGCGGTCAGGGTGCCGGCGAACTTGTCGGGAGCCACGAGGACGCGCACCCCTGCATCCTGCCCGTCAGGCAGCGCGCCCGGCACCCGAGGGCCGCCGGCGACCTCCCCTAGGGTCGGCGGCGTGCCCGACGTCCGGATCCGCCCGCTCCGCGAGGACGACGTGCCCGCGGTCGAGCGGGTGCAGGAGACCGGCTTCGCCGCCCTCGACGCGCGCACCCTGCCGCGGGGCCGGCCGCTGCCGCCGCGGCGGACCCCGGAGGAGAACGAGCCGTGGGCGGAGCGGGCACGGCACCTGCTGCGCACCGACCCGGAGGGGTGCTGGGTCGCCGAGCACGGCGACGGCACGGTGGTCGGCTACGCCCTGGCGCTGCGGCGCGAGACGCTGTGGGTGCTGGCGTCCTTCGTGGTGCGTCCCGACGCGCAGGGTCGCGGCGTCGGCACCCAGCTGCTCGCGGCCGCGGCGCAGCACGGCCGCGGCTGCCTGCGCGCGATGCTCTCGGCGAGCGCTGATCCCGCCGCGGTGCGGCGCTACCGGCTCGCCGGCTTCGACCTGCACCCGCAGATGGAGCTGCACGGGCACGTCGACCGGGCGCTGCTCCCGGTCGTGCGCCACGTGCGGCCCGGCACCGAGGCCGACCGCGACCTCCTCGACTCCCTCGACCGCCGTACCCGCCACGCCGCGCACGGCGTGGACCACGCGCTGCTCGCGCGCCAGCTGCGGCTGCTCGTGGTCGACCGGCCCTCGGCGCAGGGCTACGCCTACGTCGACGCGTCGGGCTCGCCGCGGCTGCTGGCCGCCACCGACCGGCGTACGGCTCGGGCCCTGGTGTGGGAGGCGCTGGCCGCGTCGGCGCCCGACGTCGCGGTGAGCGTGCCGCACGTGACGGCCGCCAACCAGTGGGCCCTCGACGTGGGCGTCGAGGCGCGGTTGTCGGTGGCCACGGCGGGCTACCTCGCCGTGCGCGGCCTGCGCCCGCCGGCGCCGTACGTCCACCACGGCTCGCTGCTGTGAGCGCGCCGCCTATCCTGGCGCCATGACGACCGTCGACCTCCCGCTCCTCCCGCTGGGCCGCGGCAGCGACCGGCTCTCCGAGCGCGGCGTGGAGTGCCCCGGCGACCTGCCCGCGGTCTCCGACCCCGACCTGGTCGCCCGCGCCCGGGCCGCGAAGGCCGCGCTCGGCGACCGGGTCTTCGTGCTCGGCCACCACTACCAGCGCGACGAGGTCATCCAGTTCGCCGACGTCACCGGCGACTCGTTCAAGCTCGCCCGCGACGCCGCCGCCCGCCCCGACGCCGAGTACGTCGTGTTCTGCGGCGTGCACTTCATGGCCGAGAGCGCCGACATCCTCACCGGGCCGCAGCAGCAGGTCGTGCTGCCCGACCTCGCCGCCGGCTGCTCGATGGCCGACATGGCGCGCCTCGCCCAGGTCGAGGACGCCTGGGACGCGCTCGTCGACGCGGGCGTCGCCGAGCAGGTCGTGCCGGTGACCTACATGAACTCCTCGGCCGACATCAAGGCCTTCTGCGGGCGCAACGGGGGCGCCGTGTGCACCTCCTCCAACGCCGACGTCGCACTCGAGTGGGCCTTCGAGCAGCGCGGCCCCGGCACCAAGGTGCTGTTCCTGCCCGACCAGCACCTCGGGCGCAACACCGCCGTGCTCAAGATGGGGATGTCGCTCGACGACTGCGTGGTGTGGAACCCCCACCTCCCGGGCGGCGGCCTCACCGTCGAGCAGCTGCGGGACGCGAGGATGGTGCTGTGGAAGGGCCACTGCTCGGTGCACGGCCGCTTCACCGCCGACGTCGTCGACCGGGTGCGCGAGGAGGTGCCGGGCGTCACCGTCCTGGTGCACCCCGAGTGCACCCACGACGTGGTCACCCGGGCCGACCTGGTCGGCTCGACCGAGTTCATCATCAAGACCGTCGAGGCCGCGGAGCCCGGCACGGCCTGGGCCATCGGCACCGAGCTGAACCTCGTCAAGCGGCTCGCGGCCGCCCACCCCGACAAGCGCGTCGTCTTCCTCGACAAGACCGTCTGCTACTGCTCGACGATGAACCGCATCGACCTGCCCCACCTGGTGTGGGCGCTGGAGTCGCTCGTGGCCGGCACGGTGGTGAACCGCATCCAGGTCGACGCCGACACCGAGCACTGGGCGAAGGTCGCGCTGCAGCGGATGCTCGACCTGCCGGGGCGCTCGCACCGCGACTGAGCCGCTCTCCTCAGTCGGCGGAGCCGTCCGGCAGCTCGAACCACACGACGGTGCCGCCGCCGTCGCGCGGCTGCAGACCGATCTCGCCACCGTGCGCGTTGACCACCCGCTTGCAGGTGGCCAGGCCGATGCCCGAGCCCTCGACCCGGGTGTCGACCCGGGTCAGGGGCTCGAAGACCCGCTCGGCGTCGGCCTCGGCCACGCCGATGCCGCGGTCGGCCACCTCGACCCGCCAGCGGCCGTCGAGGCGGGTCGCGCTCACGTCGACGACCGGGGTCGCACCCTCGGGGACGAACTTGGCGGCGTTGGCCACGAGGTTCTGCAGCAGCGCGCGCAGCTGGGTGCGGTCGGCGTGCAGGGTCGGCAGCGCGCCGACGCTCACCTCGGCGTGGGCCAGCGGCCCCTCGAGGTCGGCGAGCACCTCGGCCACCACCTCGCCGAGGTCGACCTCGGTGCGGCGCAGGTCGCCGCCGATGCGGGCGTAGTCGAGCAGCTCGTCGACCAGCTCGCGCATCCGGTTGGTGGCGCTGAGCGCGCGGGTGGCCAGCCAGCTGGCCTGGCCGACCGCGTCGTTCTCGGGCCCGGCCTCCTCGAGCTCCTCGCGCAGCAGCGCGAGCGCCATGCCGACCGCCGTGAGCGGGTTGCGCAGGTCGTGGCTGACCTGCCCGGCGAAGGCAGCGAGCTCCTCGTTGGACCGCTCCAGCTCGCGCTGCACACGCCGCATCCGCGCCAGGGTGGCGGTGAGCTGACGGGTGCGGCGGTCGAGCTCGAGCACGTCGACGATCCGGTCGGCGAGCGTCTGCAGCGAGAGCCGCTGGTGGTCGTCGAGCACGCGCGGCTCGGTGTCGAAGACGCACAGCGTGCCGATCGCCACGCCCTCGGGCGTGACGAGCTGGTGCGCGGCGTAGAAGCGCACGTCGCCGAGCTCGCCGGTGACGAAGGGGTTGTGCTCGAAGCGCGGGTCGAGCCGGGCGTCGACCAGCACCACCGGCTCGGTCTCGTGCAGGATCGCCGCGCACATCGAGTCCTCGCGGCTGCAGATGCTCGCGTCGAAGCCGTGCGCGGCGACCTGGTGCTGCTCGGTGGCGGTGATGAGGTTGATGGTGGCCATCGGCACGCGGGTCACCACCGCGGCCAGCTCGGTGAGCGCCCGCAGCTCACGGCGCGGCTGGCGGGTGAGTGCCTCGTAGGCCGAGAGCTCGGCCTCGCGCCGTGCGTCCTCGGTGGCCCCCGCCGACGCGGTGCCCGCCGTGGCCGCAGTCGTCGTGCCCGCAGTCGTCGTGCCCGCAGTCGTGCTCGCCGTCGTGCTCGCCGTCGTGCTCACAGTCCCGGTGCCCCCCACAAGGCCAGCCAGCGCTGGCGGTCGTCCTCCACCGGCAGGTCACCGGCCACGGCCTGGGCCACCTGCACCTCCCGCAGGGTGTCACGGGTCTGCGGCCCGGTGGGCGAGAAAGGGTAGAAGGTGCCCTGCTTGTACAAGTAGACCAGACCGAGCGGGTGGCCGCTGCCGTCGTCGAAGGCGACGACCGAGCAGAGCAGCCCGGTGGCGAACCCCTGCTCCTCGAGCAGCAGGTGGGCGACGTGCAGGTCGGCGCAGAGCTCGCCGGTGGCCGCTTCCGGGCGCGCGAGGGTGAACCACGTGAAGCCGAAGCGGTCGTGGGAGACCTGCACCGCGGGCATCCGCGGGTCGGCGTCGAGCAGGGCCAGGATGTCGGCGCGCGTGCGGTCGAAGGCCGGCCCGCTGGCTGCGCGCAGGCACAGCGAGGCGGTGCCGGTCGCGTGCAGGCCGAGGGTGGACTCCAGCGTCAGCGCGGCGGTCGGCACGGCGAAGAGCGCGTCGAGGCGGGCGGGGCGGGGCGTCGAGCGGCCCAGCAGCGACTGCCACAGTCCCACGGCGCGCCCCTAGCCCTGCGGCCGACCGAGCTCGGTCTGGATGCGCGCGAGCTGCTCCAGGCGCTGCTCGAGCGACGGGTGGGTGGAGGTGAGGCCCTGCAGGCCGACCCCGCGCACCGCCGGGGCGATGAAGAAGGCGTTCATCGGCTGGGCCGCCCGCAGGTCGCGGGTGGGCGTCGCCTCGATGCCGCCGGCGATCTTCTGCAGCGCGGACGCGAGCGCCGCCGGCCGCATCGTGAGGTAGGCGCCGGCGCGGTCGGCCGACAGCTCGCGGTAGCGCGAGAGCAGCCGGGTCAGGAAGAAGCTCACGGCGTAGACCACGAGGCTCACGACGAGGGCGACCACCCAGAACGGCGCCCCGCCGTTGTCGCGCCGGTTGCCGCCGCCGAAGAACGCGCCGTACTGGGCGCCCTGCGTCAGCAGGCCGGCCGTGATGCCGGCCGACGCGGCGAGCGTCATGACCGCGACGTCGCGGTGGGCGACGTGGGCCAGCTCGTGGGCGAGCACCGCCTCGAGCTCCTCGGCGTCGAGGGTGCGCAGGATGCCGGTCGTCACCACGACCACCGCACGGTCGGGCGAGCGGCCGGTGGCGAAGGCGTTGGGCAGCGGGCTGTCGGCCACGCCGACGCGGGGCTTGGGCATGTCGGCGAGGGCGCAGAGCCGGTCGACCATGCCGTGCAGCTCGGGGGCCTCCTGGGGGGTGACCTCGCGGGCGCGCATCGCCCGCATCGCGACCTTGTCGGAGCTCCACCACTGGTAGGCGGCGACCCCGATGCCGGCCAGGGCGATGAGCGGCGCCAACCCGCGGAAGAGCGACATGAGCACCACGACGAAGCCGACGAAGAGCGCCCCGAGCAGGAAGAGCGTGAGCGTCATCCGGGCCGTGAGACCACGGTCGCCGACGAAGCGTGAGCGGGCCACGGCGCCCCTCAGCCCGGGACCAGGCCGTCGTCGCCGAGCATCTCGCGGACCTCGTCGAGCGTCGCGTCGGCGGGCGGCAGGATCAGGTCGGACTCGTCGAGGCTGTCGGCGGGGTGGGCGACGCCCACCTCGCGGACGCCGTCGAGCAGCGCCGCGAGCGCCGCGGTGAAGGCGGCCTCGTCGCCCGCCTCGACCGCGCGCTCCACGGCCCCGTCGAGCTCGTTGAGGCGGTCGAGCGCGGTCTCGGGCACGTCGAGCTGGCCCTCGCCGAGGATGCGGACGATCACGACCGGCCCTCCTCGTCGGCGACGGGCTGCGCCTGGGCCTCGCCCGCCAGGATCGGGCCCGACTCGGGTGCCTCGATCGCCTGGGGCTGAGCGCCGGCCTTGAGCCGGGCCAGCTCGGCCTCGACATCGGAGGTCGAGGAGAGCGCGTCGAGCTCGCGGGCGATGTCGTCGCCACGGTTGGTCGCGGTGGCGTCGTCGAGGGCGCCCGAGGCGATGAGCTCGTCGATCGCGCCAGCACGGGCCTGCATCTGCGCGGTCTTGTCCTCTGCGCGCTGGATCGCCAGGCCGACGTCGCCCATCTCCTCGCCGATGCCGGAGACCGCCTCGTTGATGCGGGTCTGCGCCTCGGCCGCGGTGTAGGTCGCCTTGATCGTCTCCTTGCGGGTGCGGAAGGCCTCGACCTTGGCCTGCAGCCGCTGCTGGGAGCTGACGAGCTTCTCCTCCTCGGCCTGCAGCTGGGCGTGCTGGGCCTGCAGGTCGCCGATCTGCGAGGTGAGCGCGGACTTGCGGGTCAGCGCCTCGCGCGCGAGGTCCTCGCGACCGACCTCGATCGCCTTCTGCGCCTGCGCGGTGAGCTTGGCGGCCTGCTGCTCGAGCTGGGTCACCTGCAGCTCGACCCGCTTGCGGCTGGTGGCGACGTCGGCGACGCCGCGGCGCACCTTCGTCAGCAGCTCGACCTGCCGCTGGTAGCTGTAGTCGAGGGTCTCGCGCGGGTCCTCCGCGCGGTCGATCGCCTTGCTGGCCTTCGACCGGAAGATCAGGCTGATGCGCTTCATGAGGCTCATGGTGCGGCTCCTCGTCTCGTCCCCGCGGGGCGCCGGTGGGCGGAGGTGGGCGAGGACCACCTCCGCGGTGCCCCTCCCGGGCCACCCTAGCCCGCACGCCCCACCGGCCGGGGGCACGCACGGGTCGAGCGCCGGTAGGCTGGCGGCGTGTTCCGACGCAGCAGGTCCGACGAGGCAGCGGCCCCCGCCACCCCCAGCCCGGGCCCGGGCGCCGGCCCCGCCACCGAGGTGGCCGCGCGCCCCGGCGCCAAGGGGCGTCCCACGCCGTCGCGCAAGGAGGCCGAGGCCGCCCGCAAGGCCCGCGCCCGCACCCCCCGCACCCGCAAGGAGCTCGCCGCGGCCCGCCGCGCCGCCCGCATCGAGCAGAGCGAGCGGGTGCGCCGCGGCATGCGCACGGGCAACGAGGCCGACCTGCTCCCCCGCGACCGCGGCCCGGTCAAGCGTTTCCTGCGCGACTTCGTCGACGCGCGCCTGACCTTCCTCGAGCTGATGATGCCGCTGCTGCTCCTCAGCCTGCTGCTGAGCCTCACCGGCAACGCCTACCTCGTCACGACCAGCTCCAACATGATGCCCCTGCTGCTCCTGCTGGCCCTGGCCGACGGCGTCGCGCTGCGCTTCCGGGTGCGTCGGCAGCTGAAGGCCCGCTTCCCCGACGAGTCGTGGAAGGGCACCACCTACTACGCGGTCGTGCGCGCCCTGCAGGTGCGTTTCCTGCGGATGCCCAAGCCGCAGGTCAAGCTCGGCCAGGAGCTGCCGGAGCACTACCGCTGATGGCGCGCCCCGACGGGCCGACCGCCGACGTGTCGGTCCGCGTGGCCTGGGCCGACGACGCGGCCGCGGTCGCGGCCGTGCAGGTGCGGGCGTGGGCCCGCGACCTGGCCGGGCGGGTGGCGGCCGACGACCTGCCCGACGCCGAGAGCGTCGCCGCGGCGTGGCACCGCTCGCTGACCGCCTCGGGCGACGCCCGCAACCGGGTGCTGGTCGCGCTCGAGCGCGCCCGGGTGGTGGGCTTCGCGGTGACCGTGCCCGCGGCCGACCCCGACTGCGACCCCGTCGCCGACGGGGAGCTCGCCGAGCTGGTCGTCGCCCCGGACGAGACCGGGCGCGGCCACGGATCGCGCCTGCTGCAGGCCGCGGCCGACACGCTGGCCGCCGACCGGTTCACCCGCGCCGTGCACTGGGTCGCGGCCGACGACGACGCGCGCCGCGCCTTCCTGCAGGGCGCCGGGTGGGCACCCGACACCGCCCACCGCGAGCTCGACCTCGGCGCGGCCGGCGGGGCCACCCTGCGCCAGGTGCGGTTGCACACCGCCCTGGGCGACCCAGCCGCGTGAGCCCCGGCCGGGTGCGGTCGGCGCTGCGTCGCCCGGTCGTGCGCGACGGGGTGGCGGTCGGCGTCGCCACGGGCCTGTACGGCGTGTCCTTCGGCGCCGTGTCGGTGGCCGCCGGCCTGAGCGTGCTGCAGACGTGCGCGCTGTCGCTGCTGGTCTTCACCGGCGCCTCGCAGTTCGCGCTCGTCGGGGTGGTGGCCTCGGGCGGCACGGTGCTCGCCGCGACCGCCACCGCCGTGCTCCTCGGCGCCCGCAACGCCTTCTACGGCCTGCGCCTCGCGCCGCGCCTCGAGGTGGCGGGCCTGCGGCGCGCCGCGGCCGCCCACCTCGTGATCGACGAGTCCACCGCGGTCGCGACCGCCCAGGTGGACGACGCCGACGGCCGCGCCGGCTTCTGGGTCACCGGCCTGGCCGTCTTCGTGTGCTGGAACCTCGCCACCGCCGTCGGCGCCGTCGGCGGGCAGGCCCTGGGAGACCCGCGCGCCTACGGCCTCGACGCCGCGGTCGGCGCCGCCTTCCTGGCGCTGCTGTGGCCGCGGCTCCACGGCACGGTCCCGCGCCTGGTCGCACTCGGCGCGGCCGCCCTCGCCTGCGGCCTCGTGCCGTGGACGCCCGCGGGCGTGCCGGTGCTCGCCGCGGGTGGGGTGGCCCTCCTCGTCGGGGCCTGGGGCCGGCCGGGGCGGGAGCCGTGAGCGCGACGGCGCTGTGGCTCGCGGTCCTCCTGACGGCGGCCGGGTGCTACGCGCTCAAGGTCGCCGGCCTCTCGGTGCCGCGAGCCGTGCTCGAGCGACCGCGGGTGCGCCGCGTCGCCGACCTGCTCCCGGTCGCCCTGCTGTCGGCGCTGGTGGCCGTGCAGGTGCTCGCCGACGGCGACCGCCTGGTGCTCGACGGCCGGGCGGCCGGGCTGGCGGTGGCGGTCGCCCTCCTCCTCCTGCGGGCGCCCTTCCTCGTCGTCGTGGCGGGCGCTGCCCTGACCGCCGCACTGCTGCGCGCGCTCTGAGGACACCGCGCGACCTCAGAGGTCGAGGAACTCCTCGAGGCCCACGGTCAGGCCCGGGCGGGAGCCGACCGTGCGCACCCCGACCAGCACGCCCGGGGTGAAGCCCACCCGGTCCATCGAGTCGTGGCGGATGGTGAGGGTCTCCCCCAGCCCGCCCAGCACGACCTCCTGGTGCGCGACCGCGCCTCGCAGCCGCACCGCGTGCACGGGGACGCCGTCGACGTCGGCGCCGCGCGCGCCCGGCAGGGACGTGGTGGTGGCGTCGGGGCCGGGGCCGCGACCGGCGGCGCGCCGCGCCTCGGCGACCAGGCGGGCCGTGCGCTGGGCCGTGCCCGACGGCGCGTCGGCCTTGTCGGGGTGGTGCACCTCCACGATCTCGACCGACTCGACGTGGGGCGCGGCGAGCGCCGCGAACCGCATCATCAAGATGGCGCCGATCGAGAAGTTGGGGGCGACGAGGCAGCCCGTGCCGGGCGCCTCGGCCAGCCAGCCGCGCAGGGTCGCGAGCCGGTCGTCGTCGAAGCCGGTCGTGCCGACCACGCTGTGGATCCCGTGGTCCACGCAGAAGCGCAGGTTGTCCATGACCACGTCGGGGTGGGTGAAGTCGACGACCACCTCGGCACCGCCGGCGAGGAGGGAGTCGAGGTCGCCGTCGGCGTCGACCTCGGCCACGAGCACCGTGTCGTCGGCGGCGGACACCGCGCGGCAGACCTCGCGCCCCACCTTGCCGCGGGCACCGAGCACGCCCACGCGGATCGGGTCGGCCGCGTCGCGGGACGCGGGCTCGGAGCTCGCCGGGTCGTCCGGGCCGGGGTCGGGCAGCTGGGTCACCGGCCCAACCTACCGCCGTGCGGCCGGACGTCCGCGCCCGGCGCGGGTGACTGACGGGGCGGGCGCGAGGTGGCAGTCTGTCCGCATGGCGGTGCAGACGGTCCCGGCACGGATCAGGTGGGCGGTCGACCTCATGGACCCTCGCCCCGACGACTCGGTCCTGGAGATCGGGTGCGGACCGGGTGCAGCGGCGGAGGTCATCTGCGGTCGCCTCGAGCGCGGGAAGCTCTTCGCCATCGACCGCTCGGAGTCGGGCGTCGACCGCACCCGCCGGCGCAACCAGCAGCACGTCGACGCGGGCCGCCTCACGGTGCGCCAGATCGACCTCGCGACGCTGCGGGTGCCGGTGAAGCGCCTCGACAAGGTCTTCGCCTTCGGCGTCAACCTCTTCTGGGTGCGCGACTGCGCCGACGAGGTCGCGCTGCTGCACGAGCGGCTGCTGCCCGGCGGTGGCGTCCACCTCTTCTACGACGCGACGCGTCGCGACCAGGTGCCGTCCATCCGCGACGGTGCCACCGCGGCGCTCGACGCCGGAGGCTTCGAGGTGCGCAGCGTGGTGAACGCCGCCCCCGCGGTCCTCGCTGTCGTGGGTCGTAAGGTTTGAGCCTTCAGACTGCTCGGACAAGCCTGTGACCTGTTGTACGGTCATCCCAGTCCCACGCCTGGAGGTCCGGTGCCCGTCGTCGTCCTGACGCTCGACCAGCGCGGCAGCCGACGCGCCGCCGACCGCGTCCCGGACCTGCTGC
Proteins encoded:
- a CDS encoding PspA/IM30 family protein translates to MSLMKRISLIFRSKASKAIDRAEDPRETLDYSYQRQVELLTKVRRGVADVATSRKRVELQVTQLEQQAAKLTAQAQKAIEVGREDLAREALTRKSALTSQIGDLQAQHAQLQAEEEKLVSSQQRLQAKVEAFRTRKETIKATYTAAEAQTRINEAVSGIGEEMGDVGLAIQRAEDKTAQMQARAGAIDELIASGALDDATATNRGDDIARELDALSSTSDVEAELARLKAGAQPQAIEAPESGPILAGEAQAQPVADEEGRS
- a CDS encoding GNAT family N-acetyltransferase, producing the protein MARPDGPTADVSVRVAWADDAAAVAAVQVRAWARDLAGRVAADDLPDAESVAAAWHRSLTASGDARNRVLVALERARVVGFAVTVPAADPDCDPVADGELAELVVAPDETGRGHGSRLLQAAADTLAADRFTRAVHWVAADDDARRAFLQGAGWAPDTAHRELDLGAAGGATLRQVRLHTALGDPAA
- a CDS encoding AzlD domain-containing protein codes for the protein MSATALWLAVLLTAAGCYALKVAGLSVPRAVLERPRVRRVADLLPVALLSALVAVQVLADGDRLVLDGRAAGLAVAVALLLLRAPFLVVVAGAALTAALLRAL
- the pspAA gene encoding PspA-associated protein PspAA, with amino-acid sequence MIVRILGEGQLDVPETALDRLNELDGAVERAVEAGDEAAFTAALAALLDGVREVGVAHPADSLDESDLILPPADATLDEVREMLGDDGLVPG
- the htpX gene encoding zinc metalloprotease HtpX, translating into MARSRFVGDRGLTARMTLTLFLLGALFVGFVVVLMSLFRGLAPLIALAGIGVAAYQWWSSDKVAMRAMRAREVTPQEAPELHGMVDRLCALADMPKPRVGVADSPLPNAFATGRSPDRAVVVVTTGILRTLDAEELEAVLAHELAHVAHRDVAVMTLAASAGITAGLLTQGAQYGAFFGGGNRRDNGGAPFWVVALVVSLVVYAVSFFLTRLLSRYRELSADRAGAYLTMRPAALASALQKIAGGIEATPTRDLRAAQPMNAFFIAPAVRGVGLQGLTSTHPSLEQRLEQLARIQTELGRPQG
- the dapB gene encoding 4-hydroxy-tetrahydrodipicolinate reductase, with translation MRVGVLGARGKVGREVCRAVSAADDTVLVAEVDADGDLDSLLAGGAEVVVDFTHPDVVMDNLRFCVDHGIHSVVGTTGFDDDRLATLRGWLAEAPGTGCLVAPNFSIGAILMMRFAALAAPHVESVEIVEVHHPDKADAPSGTAQRTARLVAEARRAAGRGPGPDATTTSLPGARGADVDGVPVHAVRLRGAVAHQEVVLGGLGETLTIRHDSMDRVGFTPGVLVGVRTVGSRPGLTVGLEEFLDL
- a CDS encoding DUF3043 domain-containing protein; this encodes MFRRSRSDEAAAPATPSPGPGAGPATEVAARPGAKGRPTPSRKEAEAARKARARTPRTRKELAAARRAARIEQSERVRRGMRTGNEADLLPRDRGPVKRFLRDFVDARLTFLELMMPLLLLSLLLSLTGNAYLVTTSSNMMPLLLLLALADGVALRFRVRRQLKARFPDESWKGTTYYAVVRALQVRFLRMPKPQVKLGQELPEHYR
- a CDS encoding class I SAM-dependent methyltransferase, whose product is MAVQTVPARIRWAVDLMDPRPDDSVLEIGCGPGAAAEVICGRLERGKLFAIDRSESGVDRTRRRNQQHVDAGRLTVRQIDLATLRVPVKRLDKVFAFGVNLFWVRDCADEVALLHERLLPGGGVHLFYDATRRDQVPSIRDGATAALDAGGFEVRSVVNAAPAVLAVVGRKV
- a CDS encoding AzlC family ABC transporter permease; the protein is MSPGRVRSALRRPVVRDGVAVGVATGLYGVSFGAVSVAAGLSVLQTCALSLLVFTGASQFALVGVVASGGTVLAATATAVLLGARNAFYGLRLAPRLEVAGLRRAAAAHLVIDESTAVATAQVDDADGRAGFWVTGLAVFVCWNLATAVGAVGGQALGDPRAYGLDAAVGAAFLALLWPRLHGTVPRLVALGAAALACGLVPWTPAGVPVLAAGGVALLVGAWGRPGREP